A genomic region of Deltaproteobacteria bacterium contains the following coding sequences:
- the rho gene encoding transcription termination factor Rho, with protein MARRRREYRDFQDDILFVEELPENVLNLTELKRKGITELYQVLRDLDVDCPSGLRRQDLIFTILKSQAERNGSVYGEGVLEILPDGYGFLRSPDYNYLAGPDDIYVSPSQIRRLSLNTGDTVTGLVRPPKDGEKYCALQKIHTINFERPDRHFTKINFDNLTPLYPDERLRLETVPDNYSARIMDLMAPIGKGQRGLIVAPPKTGKTMLLQSIANSVATNHPEVFLIVLLIDERPEEVTDMQRSVRGEVVSSTFDEPAQRHVQVAEMVIEKAKRLVEHKRDVMILLDSITRLARAYNTVAPPSGKILSGGVDANALQRPKRFFGAARNIEEGGSLTIIATALIDTGSRMDEVIFEEFKGTGNMEIHLDRKLADKRIFPAFDINRSGTRKEELLLPRDILNKVWILRKLLSPLNPIDSMEFLLDKMQNTINNEEFIAAMNK; from the coding sequence ATGGCACGTAGAAGAAGGGAATACCGCGACTTCCAGGACGACATCCTCTTTGTGGAGGAACTCCCGGAAAATGTTCTCAATCTCACTGAACTCAAGAGAAAAGGCATCACAGAACTCTATCAGGTCCTTCGGGATCTGGATGTGGATTGCCCGAGCGGGCTGAGGAGACAGGACCTCATCTTCACCATCCTCAAATCCCAGGCGGAGAGAAACGGATCTGTCTATGGAGAAGGGGTGCTCGAGATCCTGCCCGATGGCTACGGTTTTCTTCGAAGCCCGGACTATAATTATTTGGCTGGTCCAGACGACATCTATGTATCGCCTTCCCAGATCCGGCGTCTTTCCCTGAATACCGGAGACACGGTGACGGGCCTCGTCCGGCCTCCAAAGGATGGGGAGAAATACTGCGCCCTTCAGAAGATCCACACCATCAATTTCGAGAGACCTGACAGACATTTCACAAAGATAAATTTTGACAATCTTACCCCCCTGTATCCGGACGAGAGGCTCCGTCTTGAAACAGTGCCGGACAACTACTCCGCCCGTATCATGGACCTTATGGCACCCATCGGAAAGGGACAGCGGGGCCTCATAGTCGCCCCTCCCAAAACGGGGAAGACCATGCTTCTCCAGAGCATCGCCAACAGCGTTGCAACCAACCACCCAGAGGTCTTTCTCATCGTCTTGCTCATTGACGAACGTCCGGAAGAGGTGACGGACATGCAGCGTTCCGTTCGAGGGGAGGTGGTGAGCTCTACCTTTGACGAGCCGGCCCAGCGTCATGTCCAGGTGGCAGAGATGGTGATCGAAAAGGCGAAGCGGCTCGTGGAGCACAAGCGCGACGTGATGATCCTCCTCGACAGCATCACCCGGCTTGCCAGGGCCTACAACACAGTGGCTCCTCCGAGCGGGAAGATCCTTTCGGGAGGCGTGGACGCCAATGCCCTTCAGCGGCCCAAGAGGTTCTTCGGCGCTGCGCGCAACATCGAGGAGGGCGGAAGTCTCACCATTATCGCGACCGCCCTCATCGACACCGGAAGCCGCATGGACGAGGTCATCTTCGAGGAGTTCAAGGGGACGGGAAACATGGAGATCCATCTGGACCGCAAACTCGCGGACAAAAGGATCTTTCCTGCCTTTGACATCAATCGTTCGGGAACGAGAAAGGAGGAGCTCCTTTTGCCGCGGGATATTCTTAACAAGGTCTGGATCCTGAGGAAGCTTCTTTCCCCCTTGAATCCCATCGATTCCATGGAATTCCTCCTCGACAAGATGCAAAATACCATCAATAATGAAGAATTTATTGCGGCAATGAACAAATAA